From a region of the Cucumis sativus cultivar 9930 chromosome 6, Cucumber_9930_V3, whole genome shotgun sequence genome:
- the LOC116404566 gene encoding 60S ribosomal protein L29-1 codes for MAKSKNHTAHNQSHKAHKNGIKKPRKHRHTSTKGMDPKFLRNQRYAKKHNTKSGENASGEE; via the exons ATGGCGAAGTCGAAGAATCACACAGCTCACAATCAGTCCCACAAAGCCCATAAGAACGGCATCAAGAAACCAAGGAAGCACCGCCACACTTCCACCAAAGGG ATGGACCCGAAGTTCCTTAGGAACCAGAGGTACGCGAAGAAACACAATACCAAGAGTGGGGAAAATGCTTCTGGGGAAGAGTAA